The following are encoded together in the Bubalus kerabau isolate K-KA32 ecotype Philippines breed swamp buffalo chromosome 3, PCC_UOA_SB_1v2, whole genome shotgun sequence genome:
- the MTX2 gene encoding metaxin-2 isoform X3, with translation MCNLPIKVVCRANAEYMSPSGKVPFIHVGNQVVSELGPIVQFVKAKGHSLSDGLDEVQKAEMKAYMELVNNMLLTAELYLQWCDDATVGEITHARYGSPYPWPLNHILAYQKQWEVKRKMKAIGWGNKTLDQVLEDVDQCCQALSQRLGTQPYFFNKQPTELDALVFGHLYTILTTQMTNDELSEKVKNYSNLLAFCRRIEQHYFGKGSSSIRLS, from the exons ATGTGTAATCTGCCTATCAAAGTGGTCTGCAGGGCAAATGCAGAATATATGTCTCCATCTg GTAAAGTACCTTTTATTCATGTAGGAAATCAAGTAGTATCAGAACTTGGTCCAATAGTCCAATTCGTTAAAGCCAAG GGCCATTCTCTTagtgatgggctggatgaagtccagaaagcagaaatgaaaGCCTACATGGAATTAGTCAACAAtatgctgttgactgcagag ctgtATCTTCAGTGGTGTGATGATGCTACTGTAGGAGAG ATCACTCATGCTAGGTATGGCTCTCCTTACCCTTGGCCTCTGAATCATATTTTGGCCTATCAGAAACAGTGGGAAGTCAAACGTAAGATGAAAGCTATTGGATGGGGTAACAAGACTCTGGACCAG GTCTTAGAAGATGTAGACCAGTGCTGTCAAGCTCTTTCTCAAAGACTGGGAACACAACCATATTTCTTCAATAAACA GCCTACTGAACTAGACGCACTGGtgtttggccatctgtataccATTCTTACTACACAAATGACCAATGATGAACTTTCTGAGAAGGTGAAAAACTACAGCAACCTCCTTGCTTTCTGTAGAAGAATTGAACAACACTATTTTGGCAAAGGCAGCTCATCTATCAGATTGTCTTAG